One stretch of Prunus persica cultivar Lovell chromosome G1, Prunus_persica_NCBIv2, whole genome shotgun sequence DNA includes these proteins:
- the LOC18788678 gene encoding transcription factor HEC1 yields the protein MDIVQLKSEEQMEMMMTMQMDKISELCGAYNDVSDLPPSDHTFSTITTTTTSPNSITSNTSISMPHYTDQQNPQNIPSPNSQSFLNLPTIPTIPSTISFSNTTNLTDQTSNSSNGFLPSSQKRTSMAAMREMIFRIAAMQPIHIDPESVKPPKRRNVKISKDPQSVAARHRRERISERIRILQRLVPGGTKMDTASMLDEAIHYVKFLKSQIQTLERAAANRPTGIGFPVAMSSGSYGLHSVAKAYQASCHENVQHFGDA from the coding sequence ATGGATATTGTCCAGTTAAAATCAGAGGAGCAGATggagatgatgatgacgatgcAAATGGACAAAATCTCAGAGCTCTGCGGAGCCTACAACGACGTCTCAGACCTTCCCCCATCTGATCACACTTTCTctaccatcaccaccacaacAACAAGTCCCAATAGCATCACCTCTAACACCTCCATCTCCATGCCCCATTACACCGAccaacaaaacccacaaaacatCCCCTCACCAAATTCCCAGTCCTTTCTAAACCTCCCAACAATCCCAACAATCCCATCAACCATCTCCTTCTCCAACACCACAAACCTAACTGACCAAACATCCAATTCCTCAAATGGGTTCCTACCATCTTCCCAAAAACGCACCTCCATGGCAGCCATGAGAGAAATGATATTCAGAATTGCAGCCATGCAGCCAATCCACATCGACCCAGAATCCGTGAAGCCGCCAAAGAGAAGAAACGTCAAGATTTCCAAGGACCCTCAGAGCGTGGCGGCTCGCCACAGGAGAGAGAGGATCAGCGAGAGGATCAGAATTCTGCAGAGACTTGTGCCCGGCGGGACGAAAATGGACACGGCCTCCATGTTAGACGAGGCCATTCACTATGTCAAGTTCTTGAAGTCTCAGATTCAAACGCTGGAGAGAGCCGCGGCTAATAGGCCTACCGGGATTGGGTTCCCTGTGGCCATGTCTAGCGGGAGCTATGGCCTCCATTCAGTGGCAAAAGCTTACCAGGCTTCTTGCCATGAGAATGTGCAGCATTTTGGAGATGCttga
- the LOC18790547 gene encoding uncharacterized protein LOC18790547, with translation MPEHRSGFGVRDASPDSVIFTLESNFSLFSSASASVDRCSFASDAFDHDSEISPNSAAHEHHVEESSSGTDRDPDPSRRLTFHTSSIKHSRLSTKAEKAKVQKEDTDSDLVLDSARSSFSLAIKECQDRRSRSEAFSKKLDRPRPASLDLNNASVSSPRLGNIKKSSMASRKSGNFPSPGTPSYRNTSLGVQKGWSSERVPAPTNVGRKNTTASMLPFNNGRTLPSKWEDAERWIFSPVQGDGVVRPSCQQTQRRPKSKSGPLGPPGVAYYSLYSPAMPMFDGTNVSNFMAASPFSAGVISADGLAFHSGAQNGAFTTRAEPCIARSVSVHGCSEVLDQQSSLPGSQDEKFDGPDGVKDAATNVSRAVSRRDMATQMSPDDSTHSSPAGGPSYSASSSSGLPIVEVQSAPSLKLEVRDVQVDDRVTVTRWSKKHKSRVPGKGSDIIDNWKKKDADARSAAWDLSDSSKNISKVKREEAKITAWENLQKAKAEAAIRKLEMKLEKKRSSSMDKIMNKLRSAQKKAQDMRSSVLTDQAQVAGTSHRTVSIRITRQMGSLSGCFTCHAF, from the exons ATGCCGGAGCACAGATCGGGTTTCGGAGTCCGAGACGCAAGCCCCGACTCGGTCATCTTCACCCTCGAGTCAAACTTCAGTCTCTTCTCTTCAGCCTCCGCCAGCGTTGACCGCTGCTCTTTCGCCTCCGACGCCTTTGACCACGACTCCGAGATCTCTCCG AACTCGGCTGCACATGAGCACCACGTTGAAGAAAGCTCGAGCGGTACAGATCGCGATCCAGATCCGAGCAGGCGCCTAACTTTCCACACCAGCAGCATCAAACACTCTCGTCTCTCCACAAAAGCAGAAAAGGCCAAAG TTCAAAAGGAAGACACTGACTCGGATTTAGTTCTCGATTCGGCTAGGAGCTCTTTCTCTCTGGCCATCAAAG AATGCCAGGACCGGCGCTCCAGATCTGAAGCTTTCTCGAAGAAGCTAGACAGGCCGAGACCAGCTTCTTTGGATTTGAACAATGCCTCTGTCTCCTCGCCGAGACTGGGCAACATAAAGAAGAGTTCCATGGCGTCTCGGAAATCGGGGAATTTCCCGAGTCCCGGTACACCGAGTTACCGGAACACGAGTCTCGGAGTTCAGAAGGGTTGGAGCTCCGAGCGAGTTCCGGCGCCTACCAACGTGGGTCGGAAGAATACGACGGCTTCAATGTTGCCGTTTAATAACGGGAGGACATTGCCGTCGAAATGGGAAGATGCCGAGAGGTGGATTTTCAGTCCGGTTCAGGGTGATGGTGTGGTGAGGCCGTCGTGTCAGCAGACCCAGAGGAGGCCAAAATCGAAGAGTGGTCCACTTGGGCCTCCTGGGGTTGCGTATTACTCATTGTACTCGCCAGCAATGCCCATGTTTGATGGGACCAATGTGAGCAATTTCATGGCTGCTTCTCCGTTTTCAGCTGGTGTTATATCAGCTGATGGATTGGCATTCCACTCCGGTGCCCAAAATGGAGCTTTTACAACCCGGGCTGAACCTTGCATTGCCCGTTCGGTTAGTGTGCATGGTTGCTCTGAGGTGCTGGACCAGCAGTCTTCACTGCCTGGCTCTCAAG ATGAAAAGTTTGATGGACCTGATGGGGTCAAGGATGCAGCTACCAATGTATCTCGTGCAGTTTCAAGAAGGGACATGGCAACGCAGATGAGCCCAGATGATAGCACTCACTCATCTCCCGCAGGAGGGCCTTCTTACTCTGCCTCCAGTTCCTCGGGCCTGCCTATTGTGGAAGTACAGAGTGCCCCTTCTTTGAAGTTGGAAGTCAGGGATGTGCAGGTAGATGACCGTGTCACTGTGACAAGGTGGTCCAAGAAACATAAATCCCGAGTACCTGGGAAGGGCTCTGATATTATTGataattggaaaaagaaagatgcaGACGCTCGGTCTGCTGCTTGGGATCTTTCTGACTCATCGAAGAACATTTCAAA AGTTAAAAGAGAGGAAGCCAAAATCACTGCTTGGGAGAACCTGCAGAAGGCGAAAGCTGAGGCAGCAATACGGAAACTAgag ATGAAGCTGGAAAAGAAGAGATCATCATCCATGGATAAAATCATGAACAAGTTGAGATCGGCTCAGAAGAAGGCTCAAGACATGAGAAGCTCCGTGTTAACCGACCAAGCACAAGTTGCAGGGACCTCACATAGAACTGTATCAATTCGTATAACTCGTCAGATGGGTTCTTTGAGTGGTTGTTTTACATGCCATGCTTTCTGA
- the LOC18790825 gene encoding uncharacterized protein LOC18790825, with protein sequence MEDPKEPVCQSYFFLKPEEASFLELLFLLCSSDVGKRRFIEIECSEEDVHNKVTEFRRRWVIFISVVLQWSLLFFRDPLARTGDVFDKWLNLISANGGLLMFFINRLKGKVVKPDSFTSELSVVGNVDWRIELDDNIKPEDTRYKGALSMMAVKWAYENEDLLKTVVNDHWKMKFLRFYNCWNDYLGRDSTQAFLFQDTTSDPNLIVVAFRGTEPFDADEWSTDFDISWCEFSGVGKAHSGFMKALGMQPNYTWPLELKTEQVNVDQPHRFAYYTIRKKLIDLLQENKSAKFILTGHSLGGALAVMFVAVLAMHGYEREYELLMERLEGVYTFGQPRVGDAKFGGYMKEKLQKYGVRYMRYVYSNDLVARIPYDDKTLFFKHFGPSLYFNSCYKGKVLEEEPNKNYFNPLWVIPKSLNAVWELIRSFILPLRRGSEYKEAWFMRALRVVGLILPGLVAHAPQDYVNLTRLGSLPSLANPNNIIPQENSKVD encoded by the exons ATGGAGGATCCCAAGGAACCTGTCTGTCAAAGCTACTTTTTTCTGAAGCCTGAAGAAGCAAGTTTCCTTGAGCTCCTTTTCCTCCTATGTTCATCTGATGTGGGAAAAAGAAGATTCATCGAGATCGAGTGCTCGGAAGAGGACGTGCACAACAAGGTCACAGAGTTTAGGCGCAGGTGGGTAATCTTCATCTCTGTTGTGCTGCAATGGAGCTTGCTTTTCTTCAGAGACCCCTTGGCTCGGACTGGGGACGTGTTCGACAAGTGGCTGAATCTTATATCAGCCAACGGTGGATTGCTCATGTTCTTCATAAACCGGCTAAAAG GAAAGGTGGTGAAGCCAGATTCATTTACATCCGAATTATCGGTGGTGGGAAATGTTGATTGGCGAATTGAATTGGACGACAACATCAAACCTGAGGATACAAGATACAAAGGGGCACTGTCCATGATGGCTGTTAAATGGGCGTACGAGAATGAAGACCTCCTTAAAACAGTTGTCAATGATCACTGGAAG ATGAAATTCTTGCGGTTTTACAACTGTTGGAATG ATTACCTGGGACGAGATTCAACACAAGCTTTCTTGTTCCAAGACACAACGTCTGACCCCAACTTGATCGTTGTGGCATTTAGAGGCACCGAACCATTCGATGCCGATGAATGGAGCACAGATTTCGACATCTCATGGTGCGAGTTCTCTGGAGTCGGCAAGGCACACAGCGGCTTCATGAAAGCTCTCGGCATGCAACCAAACTACACCTGGCCCCTGGAGCTCAAAACAGAGCAAGTCAACGTTGACCAACCTCATCGGTTTGCTTACTACACAATCAGGAAAAAGCTGATAGATTTGTTGCAGGAGAACAAGAGTGCCAAGTTTATATTGACAGGCCACAGCTTGGGCGGGGCATTGGCTGTGATGTTTGTTGCTGTGCTGGCAATGCATGGCTATGAGAGAGAATATGAGTTGTTGATGGAGAGGTTGGAGGGGGTGTACACTTTTGGACAGCCTAGGGTGGGGGATGCGAAATTTGGGGGGTATATGAAGGAGAAGCTACAAAAGTATGGTGTGAGGTATATGAGGTATGTTTACTCCAATGACTTGGTGGCTAGGATACCTTATGATGATAAAACTCTCTTCTTTAAGCACTTTGGACCCAGCCTCTATTTCAACAGCTGCTATAAAGGAAAg GTTTTGGAGGAGGAACCCAACAAGAACTACTTTAATCCGTTGTGGGTCATACCAAAGAGCCTGAATGCAGTGTGGGAGCTGATTAGGAGTTTCATACTACCTTTGAGAAGGGGTTCGGAGTACAAGGAAGCATGGTTTATGAGAGCCCTTAGGGTTGTTGGTTTAATACTTCCGGGATTGGTGGCTCATGCTCCTCAAGATTATGTCAATCTTACACGATTGGGATCCCTTCCATCACTTGCAAACCCTAATAATATTATTCCTCAAGAAAATTCTAAAGTCGATTGA
- the LOC18789414 gene encoding protein ROOT INITIATION DEFECTIVE 3 — protein sequence MDVVVASSSIEAGIGCWDLHTGAEQLRYKLCASPPHGLVCVGQRFLASSQLREPSASGSVQYWSWSKPQVDVKSFPAEQIKPLAANSEGTYIVGGGLSGNIYLWEVASGRLLKKWHAHYRAVSCLVFSDDDSLLISGSEDGGIRVWSLLLIFDDFRRQQRSQLYEHDFTGHALCVTDVVTGYGGGNAIIVSASLDRRCKVWSISKGKLLRNIVFPTIVDAIALDPGEHVFFAGGRDGKIYVAALNAESTSDSKYGLHIINCFSNHSNTVTCLVYSISGNCLISGSEDGVVRVWDAKSHNIIRVFKHAKGPVNNILVIRQQLSQMNSQSSSRRHGSSLPPPLEKYPIAEDPTDLKAVIGRQATCSNSTEALYPRSDGINGQIKELQQQGSASAEMEIERLKHDYERSIQMVQQWKKMYDNLHQFCVNELLDGDQVGIPNGNAA from the exons ATGGATGTAGTGGTGGCTTCGTCGTCGATCGAAGCAGGCATTGGCTGCTGGGACCTACACACCGGCGCCGAGCAGCTCCGCTACAAGCTCTGCGCCTCTCCGCCTCACGGCCTTGTCTGCGTCGGTCAACGGTTCCTCGCCTCGTCTCAGCTCCGCGAGCCCTCCGCCTCCGGCTCTGTCCAGTACTGGTCTTGGTCTAAG CCTCAAGTTGATGTTAAGAGCTTCCCAGCAGAACAAATCAAGCCGCTCGCTGCTAACAGTGAGGGCACGTATATTGTTGGCGGAGGTTTATCTGGGAATATCTATTTGTGGGAG GTTGCTAGTGGTAGACTGCTTAAGAAATGGCATGCTCACTACAGAGCTGTCAGTTGCTTGGTATTTTCAGATGATGACTCTCTTCTAATTTCGGGGTCGGAGGATGGAGGCATTAGAGTTTGGTCCCTTTTATT aatatTTGATGATTTTCGAAGGCAACAGCGAAGCCAACTATACGAGCATGATTTTACAGGGCACGCTCTATGTGTAACAGATGTCGTCACAGGATACGGTGGAGGCAATGCCATTATCGTGTCTGCGTCACTGGATCGCAGATGTAAG GTTTGGAGTATATCAAAAGGGAAACTATTGAGAAATATTGTTTTCCCCACAATAGTTGATGCAATTGCACTGGATCCTGGTGAACATGTCTTCTTTGCCGGTGGTAGAGATGGCAAGATATACGTTGCTGCACTTAATGCTGAAAGCACATCTGACAGCAAGTATGGGTTGCATATCATCAATTGTTTCTCAAATCACAG CAATACTGTAACTTGCTTAGTGTACAGTATTTCTGGAAATTGTTTGATTTCTGGATCGGAGGATGGCGTGGTTCGAGTTTGGGATGCTAAATCTCATAACATCATCCGTGTGTTCAAACATGCAAAAG GTCCAGTGAACAATATTCTAGTCATTAGACAACAACTTTCTCAGATGAATTCGCAATCTTCCTCCAGAAGGCATGGTTCATCATTGCCACCTCCACTGGAAAAGTATCCAATAGCTGAAGACCCAACAGACCTTAAGGCTGTCATTGGTCGCCAGGCTACATGCAGTAATTCTACAGAAGCATTGTACCCCAGGTCTGATGGGATTAATGGCCAAATCAAAGAGCTTCAG CAACAAGGTTCTGCCTCAGCCGAAATGGAGATCGAGAGACTAAAGCATGATTACGAAAGATCAATACAAATGGTTCAGCAGtggaagaaaatgtatgacAACTTGCATCAGTTCTGtgtaaatgagcttttggATGGTGATCAAGTAGGAATCCCAAATGGAAATGCCGCCTGA